In Tenebrio molitor chromosome 6, icTenMoli1.1, whole genome shotgun sequence, one genomic interval encodes:
- the Ids gene encoding iduronate 2-sulfatase produces the protein MEGRPYTTNSYRRRKHLFKQLSPIATREALHEMQICILMLVFARLGATLKPDVLLLVVDDLRPALGVYGDRNARTPNIDNLASKSFVFTNAFAQQALCAPSRNSLLTSRRPDSLHLYDFYSYWRDSVGNFTTLPQLLKENGYYTQSVGKIFHPGISSNFTDDALYSWSGKPFHPKTDAYKESKVCVNADGQLARNLICPVIVKSQPGGTLPDLESLEAASEFLDNKDKITGGKPYFLGVGFHKPHVPLKFPVEYLDLHPRDEVVLPTNRWRPPLLPPVAWNPWLDVKNRDDIRRLNLSFPFGVMPDNVTREIIRSYNAATSYIDDLIGRLLKKVDLDSTVVVLISDHGWSRGEHGEFSKFSNFDVSTRVPLLIHVPGLSRAEVIVDQLVELVDLFPTLVDLTQAAPALEICARDGHNSKLCTEGRSLVPILVANERKQVSTGKRAVFSQYPRPGAFPTQTPDSDRPRLKDISIMGYSIRTPRYRYTEWIKFNHTSFMADWTTVYGKELYDHLIDPQENMNLASRGELNFVTSSLRKQLILGWRYA, from the exons ATGGAGGGGCGACCCTACACAACAAACAGTTATCGCCGtcgtaaacatttatttaaacaattatcGCCGATCGCAACTCGCGAAGCTCTCCACGAAATGCAGATTTGCATTTTGATGTTGGTTTTCGCGCGTCTGGGGGCGACCTTGAAACCCGACGTCCTCCTCCTTGTCGTCGACGACTTGAGACCGGCGCTGGGCGTCTACGGCGACAGGAATGCTCGCACCCCCAACATCGACAACTTGGCCTCCAAGAGTTTCGTCTTCACAAACGCATTTGCACAA CAAGCTCTCTGCGCCCCCAGTCGCAACTCTCTTCTAACCAGTCGCCGCCCGGACTCCCTCCACCTCTACGACTTCTACAGCTACTGGCGCGACTCCGTCGGCAACTTCACGACTCTCCCTCAACTCCTCAAAGAGAACGGCTACTATACCCAATCTGTGGGCAAGATTTTCCATCCGGGGATCTCGTCCAACTTCACCGACGACGCTTTGTACAGCTGGAGCGGCAAGCCTTTCCACCCCAAAACCGATGCCTACAAAGAGTCGAAAGTTTGTGTCAACGCTGACGGACAACTCGCCCGCAATTTAATCTGTCCCGTGATCGTGAAGTCCCAACCTGGGGGTACTCTACCCGATCTAGAATCTCTCGAAGCCGCCTCCGAGTTTCTAGACAACAAAGACAAAATCACCGGCGGCAAACCGTACTTCTTGGGGGTGGGATTTCACAAGCCCCACGTTCCGTTGAAGTTCCCCGTGGAGTACTTAG ATTTGCACCCTAGGGATGAGGTGGTACTGCCGACGAATCGGTGGCGGCCGCCGCTCTTGCCCCCAGTGGCGTGGAATCCGTGGCTCGACGTCAAAAATCGCGACGACATTCGCCGCCTCAATCTGTCTTTTCCTTTTGGGGTGATGCCGGACAACGTGACGAGAGAGATAATCCGCAGCTACAACGCCGCCACCAGTTACATCGACGATCTCATCGGACGGCTGTTGAAGAAAGTTGACTTGGACAGTACCGTCGTGGTCTTGATCAGCGACCACG GATGGTCCAGAGGCGAACACGGCGAGTTCTcgaaatttagtaactttgaCGTTTCCACTCGGGTCCCACTCTTGATCCACGTCCCAGGATTGAGCCGTGCGGAAGTGATCGTGGATCAACTTGTCGAACTGGTGGACCTCTTTCCTACGCTAGTAGACCTCACTCAGGCGGCCCCAGCTTTAGAGATTTGCGCAAGAGACGGTCACAACTCGAAGCTGTGCACCGAGGGGCGCAGTTTGGTGCCGATTTTGGTGGCGAACGAGCGCAAACaa GTTTCAACAGGAAAAAGAGCAGTTTTTTCGCAGTATCCGCGACCTGGGGCTTTCCCCACTCAAACCCCGGACAGTGACAGACCCAGGCTCAAAGATATCAGTATCATGGGGTACTCGATAAGGACGCCGAGGTACAGGTACACCGAGTGGATTAAATTCAATCACACGTCTTTTATGGCCGACTGGACAACAGTTTATGGGAAGGAATTGTACGACCACCTCATTGATCCGCAAGAAAACATGAATCTGGCCTCCAGAGGGGAGTTAAATTTCGTCACGAGTTCCCTGCGAAAGCAACTGATCCTAGGATGGAGATATGCTTGA
- the LOC138132728 gene encoding breast carcinoma-amplified sequence 3 homolog, producing the protein MSAESPRRSRSLTRSGGGSATVAPQQVTDPTILDSVAGFINEVVPTVYNVPTELDDKIQWAHFEQIDQDDAAPGLPYDGDNVVPPPLILVLGYTTGIQIWAIPATGEATEILSWRHSTLRVLRLIPTPFKTGGESVDLFASSRPLIALCDSVSNYSTLTFRSLKGGVPDPVKQIQFKTSILNVLANRHSVVVSFPEKIAVFDAFTLESRASITTCYLSPGVQPNPITLGARWLAYAEKKLVASNRSGGGNEGEGVQSYTATVLYAAKSLGRGIREFTESVAGSLTGNPHFKPGSSTSSPQAGGAADGPQKGIVTILDIENKNINSKENFIPQEAVIAHFVAHTEAIVCLSFDPSGMLLLTSDKRGHDFHVFRIQPHPGGPALAAVHHLYILHRGDTSAKVQDMCFSPDSRWITVSTLRGTTHVFPVTPYGGNISVRTHATAHVVNKMSRYQRSAGLTSEGRSSSPVSLTETPVNYLFPYRNPRFPPYPQPTVVSPLAQIRQPVYVQNTGAMPPRSHAGRQRLSSSSEENISLRVVACFSAPRAWMEVSKGPRDAAHKSQVKPVESLFVMSCYGTLIQYDLEPHPSASVPKERVCNDTAIELKVCAKAQWSLHRRLHAADVPLPMSEDNLNLVAQSVPLYKKTKPDDNDDHWLSQVEIVTHLGPHRRLWMGPQFTFKTYTITNGTVLETRSVDVRRSKPVNMPVSKANAILIESGSASSCEQLFLDTYHKACEEVGSAGETRLKEDLADAMLESPGIRDTGGHCVIVSMKPTATVAKVVNPLGTVVTVQSDDETAEEVVEDAVIHENCDEALFRPVVAPKAVFYSESKPKPCPPENMLTKSLEANTEVAVKIINKKDDNKIKEKNNRLSSKHITRSREGSPKVAKARDNKTAITRAHLDTANQNRPETKAKKDNNKKREEKVQDCSLEKSALDVLDSFVGDLPPVEFKIEEPIKEECPLFESILKFEDAEDCSEKVTNALNKSDSKTESEITCSSEEEKLMTRKTRKPKAKLGVKITKEKENASLIESETLLNPPKKSWNVVAATKPKIMDMEGSVETVTVKLPKNLIDVDVESVNTKNESREDFNLLKMDKSSDENGSSPADTTESDDSSKIPPIVDVEDDNVAPTQIMQSSSKASRRKSKKKRGEQSAELNSKDVEDISSASSFSSASRASPTPSYSDNLLHFPGDSSSSM; encoded by the exons atgTCTGCTGAATCGCCTCGTCGCTCCAGATCTCTGACGAGATCGGGCGGGGGGAGTGCCACAGTCGCACCTCAACAAGTTACCGACCCCACGATCTTGGACAGCGTCGCGGGATTCATCAACGAAGTGGTGCCGACGGTGTACAACGTGCCCACGGAACTCGACGACAAGATACAATGGGCCCACTTCGAACAGATCGACCAGGACGACGCCGCCCCGGGGCTCCCATACGACGGCGATAACGTCGTACCCCCGCCGCTGATACTCGTCCTGGGGTACACCACAGGCATACAG ATTTGGGCAATCCCCGCCACCGGCGAGGCCACCGAGATCCTGTCGTGGCGCCACAGCACCCTCCGCGTGCTGCGACTGATCCCCACGCCCTTCAAGACTGGCGGCGAGAGCGTCGACTTGTTCGCCTCCAGCCGGCCCCTGATCGCCCTCTGCGACTCCGTCAGCAACTACAGCACTTTGACTTTTCGTTCCTTGAAGGGGGGAGTACCGGATCCG GTGAAACAGATCCAATTCAAAACATCGATCCTGAACGTGTTGGCCAATCGACACTCGGTGGTGGTGTCGTTCCCGGAGAAAATCGCCGTTTTCGACGCCTTCACGTTAGAAAGTCGCGCAAGCATCACGACTTGTTATTTGAGTCCCGGTGTTCAACCGAATCCGATAACGCTGGGAGCTAGGTGGTTGGCTTACGCCGAGAAGAAGTTGGTCGCGAGCAACAGGAGCGGCGGTGGGAATGAAGGCGAGGGGGTGCAG AGTTACACGGCTACGGTGTTGTACGCGGCTAAGTCGTTGGGGCGCGGGATCAGAGAGTTCACCGAGTCGGTGGCGGGGAGTCTGACCGGGAATCCGCACTTCAAGCCGGGCTCGTCGACCAGCAGCCCCCAAGCTGGAGGGGCGGCGGACGGGCCGCAGAAAGGCATAGTAACAATTCTAGACATAGAG aataaaaacatcAACTCTAAAGAAAACTTTATTCCGCAAGAGGCTGTGATAGCCCACTTCGTGGCCCACACCGAGGCTATCGTGTGTCTGTCGTTCGACCCCAGCGGGATGTTGTTGCTGACGAGCGACAAGCGAGGCCACGACTTCCACGTGTTCCGGATACAGCCCCATCCAGGGGGTCCCGCGCTGGCCGCCGTCCACCACTTGTACATCCTGCACCGCGGCGACACCTCGGCCAAGGTGCAGGACATGTGCTTCTCGCCGGACTCCCGCTGGATAACCGTGTCGACGCTGAGGGGCACCACGCACGTGTTTCCGGTCACCCCGTACGGGGGCAACATCAGCGTGCGGACCCACGCCACCGCACACGTCGTCAACAAGATGTCGCGGTACCAGCGCTCGGCGGGACTGACCTCCGAGGGGCGCTCCAGCAGTCCGGTCTCGCTGACGGAGACTCCGGTGAATTACCTGTTCCCCTACCGCAACCCGAGGTTCCCGCCGTACCCGCAGCCCACCGTGGTCAGCCCTCTTGCTCAAATCCGCCAGCCCGTCTACGTGCAGAACACGGGGGCGATGCCCCCGCGGTCGCACGCCGGACGCCAGCGACTGTCGTCCTCCTCCGAGGAGAACATCTCGCTGAGGGTGGTGGCGTGCTTCTCGGCGCCGAGAGCCTGGATGGAGGTGTCGAAGGGGCCGCGCGACGCCGCTCACAAGTCCCAGGTCAAGCCGGTGGAGAGTCTCTTCGTGATGTCCTGTTACGGCACCTTGATTCAGTACGACCTGGAGCCGCACCCGTCGGCGTCCGTGCCCAAGGAGAGGGTCTGCAATGACACGGCCATAGAGCTGAAGGTGTGCGCCAAGGCGCAGTGGTCGCTCCATCGTCGCCTCCACGCGGCCGACGTCCCGCTGCCGATGTCCGAAGACAACCTCAACCTCGTAGCTCAAAGCGTGCCTCTCTACAAGAAGACGAAACCGGACGACAACGACGACCATTGGCTGTCACAGGTGGAGATCGTCACGCACTTAGGACCCCACAGGAGGCTCTGGATGGGACCCCAGTTCACCTTCAAGACTTACACCATCACGAACGG GACGGTCCTGGAGACGCGATCCGTCGACGTGAGACGTTCCAAACCGGTCAACATGCCGGTCAGCAAAGCCAACGCCATTTTGATCGAATCCGGATCGGCCAGCAGCTGCGAGCAACTCTTCTTGGACACATATCACAAGGCGTGCGAAGAAGTGGGAAGTGCCGGCGAGACGAGACTCAAGGAGGATCTGGCCGACGCCATGTTGGAATCTCCGGGAATAAGAGACACAG GTGGGCATTGCGTGATCGTGTCGATGAAACCGACCGCGACAGTCGCCAAAGTAGTGAACCCGTTAGGGACGGTGGTGACGGTCCAGTCCGACGACGAGACCGCCGAGGAAGTGGTCGAGGACGCCGTCATACACGAGAACTGCGACGAAGCCCTGTTCAGGCCGGTAGTGGCGCCGAAAGCCGTTTTCTATTCGGAGAGCAAGCCGAAACCGTGTCCGCCCGAAAACATGTTGACCAAAAGTCTGGAAGCCAACACGGAAGTGGCCGTCAAAATTATCAACAAGAAAGACgacaataaaatcaaagagaaGAACAACAGATTATCTTCCAAACATATCACGAGGTCGAGGGAGGGCTCGCCGAAGGTGGCGAAGGCGCGCGACAACAAAACTGCCATTACTAGAGCGCACCTCGACACCGCCAACCAGAACAGACCGGAAACGAAAGCCAAAAAAGACAACAACAAGAAGAGGGAAGAGAAAGTGCAGG ATTGCTCGTTGGAAAAGAGCGCTCTCGACGTCTTGGACAGCTTCGTCGGCGATCTGCCACCGGTAGAATTCAAAATCGAAGAGCCGATCAAGGAGGAGTGTCCGCTGTTCGAGAGCATCCTCAAGTTCGAGGACGCCGAGGATTGCAGCGAGAAAGTGACCAACGCTCTGAACAAGAGCGACTCCAAGACCGAATCGGAGATCACTTGTTCGTCGGAGGAGGAGAAACTGATGACGAGGAAGACGCGCAAGCCCAAGGCGAAGCTAGGCGTGAAGATAACGAAAGAGAAGGAGAACGCGAGTTTGATCGAGAGCGAGACGCTGCTCAATCCGCCGAAAAAGTCGTGGAACGTGGTGGCGGCGACCAAACCGAAGATCATGGACATGGAGGGGTCGGTGGAGACGGTCACGGTCAAGCTGCCGAAGAATCTGATCGACGTGGACGTCGAGAGCGTCAACACGAAGAACGAATCTCGGGAGGATTTCAATCTGTTGAAGATGGACAAGTCGTCGGACGAGAACGGGAGTTCCCCGGCGGACACGACCGAAAGCGATGACTCGAGCAAGATTCCGCCGATCGTCGACGTCGAGGATGACAATGTGGCCCCGACGCAGATCATGCAAAGCTCGTCGAAAGCTTCCAGGAGgaagtcgaagaaaaaac GGGGAGAGCAATCTGCCGAGTTGAACAGCAAAGACGTCGAGGACATCAGCTCGGCGAGCAGCTTCAGTTCAGCAAGTCGAGCCTCGCCGACACCGTCGTACAGCGATAatcttttacattttccaGGTGATTCCAGCAGCAGCATGTAA